The following is a genomic window from Miscanthus floridulus cultivar M001 chromosome 14, ASM1932011v1, whole genome shotgun sequence.
gcatgaattgGCAGAgtttctcccatggtacccctggcatgtctataggtttccaagcaaacacgttggcattggcacgtaggaaggagatgagcgcgctttcctatttggggtcaaggtgagccccaatcttcacagtCTTGAAGggatcgtcgaggccgaggctaacctccttgacttcctttgacttggcaaaggtgcgaGGAGGCTCTAGCTTTGGGATCTCCAAGTCTTTGGCAGGcactgtcttggcttcggtgaccatactagccatctggatggagaggtcagtagCTTCGGCAAGGGCGAGACTCTCCGTCTCGCAAGCATAGGCGATGGTGAGGTTGGATCGCAGGGCCAAGACTCCCACatgtgaaggcatcttcagcaccagataggtGTAGTGtggcatgaccatgaacttagccagagctggccaaccaagtatggcgtggtaggcggtgtcgaagtcggcgacgtaaaAGTTGATATGTTCcatgtggtagttgcttgccgtgccgaactaaactggtagggtaatctctccaagcggtttggaggccctgcctggCACCACACTCCAAAAGGTGGAGTCGGAAGGTGTGAGATCGAACAAGCCGAGGCCTAGCTCTTTTAGGGCttcggcgaagaggagattcagagcgctcccaccgtcaacgagcacttttctaaagagcaccttctatacggttgcatcgaggatgaggggAAAATGCCCCATGTAGGGAATATCCGCCCACTGGTCAGccttgctgaaggtgatggggacctcagaccatgggtgaTAGCTAGGGTTAGCGGTGGCGTCTTCCGTAGTAATAGAGAGCACCCACCGTGCGGCAAGCTTCTGCTCTCTTCTACTCTTAGTGGAGGCAATGCcctcgaagatggtggcaaccaccttatcatggtcctgaaaggcattgttgttgcccctaggtggtcggcaacctctagctccatcgttggcgtcgtcgttgagcctcttgtcctggaactccttggccaaaccaatgcagtccttcatcttgtgtttggcgttcttgtgaagagggtacgggccgtcgaggatcttttggtactgttcgtTGTAGTTGCGCTTGGCATGAGGTTGACTGACGGTGGCGACGATGTGTTCTGGCCGGTGGCAGTGATTTTGGCCAAGCCTATGTCCTCCTATGCGATCACGACCACTGTCGCGATGGTAGCTATGATCATCGGGGTAGCGGTCGCTATGGTGCCGGTCATCggggcggtcgtcgtagcggtgagatgggcgatgagtgcctgcatcctcgttgaagcgcacctcagcttcctcaGCATCAGCGTACTGGTTGGTCATAGTTATCATCTTGCCAATACCggtgggtggcttgcggttgaatttggagtgaagctcacgatggtggagtccttagataaaggcggtgatgactttagcttccgtgatgttgggaatagagttcctcatctcagagaaatgtcggatgtagctgtggaggagctcggatggcttttggttgatgcggctgagatcatgcttggtgccgggtcgagtacacgtggccatatagttgtcagtgaagactttctttagctcttcccatgatCCTATGGAGTCTggcgcaaggctggtaaaccagctcatggcgggtggcgtgagcatgacggggagataattcgCCATGATGCTGGTGTCTCCTCGGGTAGCGCGAAcaacagtggcataagcctatagccactatatcgggttcattcttccttcatagggcttgatcccagtgatcttaaaaccatagGGCCACCAAAGtcttcggagtgcccttgtgaaagctagaGGCCCCTCAAGGTTGTTGACACCGTCATCTGTGGTGTTGCAATCAGGGATGGGCTCAAGGGCTGAGTCTGGGTTGCCGTACTCCTGGCGATGacgcacttcgtcttcatggcgaccgaagcgacgttgctcgatacgcCGTTGCACATCCTGGAGGTTGCTGAGATGCACTCGAGTGTCCTGTTCgatctcctggtcatgttggcgatggtgttcgacACAATGGCCCTCGGCTCCCCCTggagaggtagcgactggtcggTGAAACAGCTTTGactagggcggcgattggatcttggcgcagctgatcggtgaatcgtgcttggtctctgatcctcgtgaatctcattgacctaacagtgagccgctttaagcatggtgacgatcttggcgagctcggttgtttgagggaaacgagcgagctcattggcggctactACCAGATTGGCGCttagagtcttgaagacgtcgtggccatcgATGCGGAGAAATTCTTTGTCGAGGTCACGGTGAAGTGGGAGCAGTCTTCCTTGTGAATCGAGCCGATTATCCCAAGCAGCCTCGGCCcttgcaatggctgcctcattttctcggTGCTGCATGTGGTTGACGTTCCGGTTCTCccgagcaacgcgctcctcctcggtttcaccgtttcgaggagggctgtcgatgctgacgttgaagattgcaccaccctagaagggtggaaggaggagttgctcggagaaggtttcggcgagggtctccgtagagccttgAGACTTGGAGCCCTGAGTTTCTTCCGGGATGGTCTAGAGGGGCACCCTGGGgctccggcctaagtgtagcatgttgacggctggcgaAAGCTGGATGGCGACCTGGTCAATGGGTAGATGGACGCAGTCCACCTAGTCGGcaagtttgccccttagggcattttGGTAAGtggcggcggcgttggtgaacccgaagggtagggccgtaacccctgcaATTTCCCGGGtggcctccgatagatctagatcggagggtggtcggtgctgaaccagacTACCCAGAGccgattcagcgatggagagacaatcgatgatgtgggggtatggccctcagtatcctcaagacaagacatgggccgcaccatcagaggtggcccggcccacaagatcgaggcatgcacggcaagattacaagttgtactagatattgtaatagtaccaaataggatactttacttataaccctcctcctctagactatataaggagaggcaggggtcctcctcagggatcacctcaatcaatatagaataatgagacacaggacgtaggtattacgccaataCGGCGGccaaacctgtataaatcttatgtcttgtgcctctgtaaccatctggttcctgattacacgcac
Proteins encoded in this region:
- the LOC136503455 gene encoding uncharacterized protein, whose product is MEHINFYVADFDTAYHAILGWPALAKFMVMPHYTYLVLKMPSHVGVLALRSNLTIAYACETESLALAEATDLSIQMASMVTEAKTVPAKDLEIPKLEPPRTFAKSKEVKEVSLGLDDPFKTVKIGAHLDPK